A stretch of the Lactuca sativa cultivar Salinas chromosome 9, Lsat_Salinas_v11, whole genome shotgun sequence genome encodes the following:
- the LOC128128931 gene encoding uncharacterized mitochondrial protein AtMg00810-like, whose product MEVELSAIERNKTWELVRLPPGRRPIGLKWVYKLKRDPDGNVLKHMARILLALAGINGWHVHHLDVKSAFLHGKLEEEVYVTQPEGFVQKNKSGLVYKLSKALYGLRQAPRAWNARLDKHLKLIGFVRCAHEYVVYIRKTNSSLLIVGTYVDDLIVTGTSKKEIDLFKKEMNQEFEMSDMGLLTYYLGIEVSQKEHGITLKQTGYAKKLLEKTGMLECNPTETPMEHNLELTKDESGKPVDATEYRSIVGGLRYLCHTRPDISYAVGVVSRFLERPTEQHNHAVKRILRYIKGTLNLGLVYTRSKEKMQIVAYSDNNHARDVNDRRSTGGMVFYLNKNLVTWNSQKQQCVALSSCEAEFMAVNLATCQGIWVRRLVQEITGEKLGPVTILIDNKSTLELVKHPVFHGRSKHIDTRFHFIRECIVTSLFLKQ is encoded by the exons ATGGAAGTTGAGTTGTCTGCAATCGAAAGAAATAAAACATGGGAGCTAGTCAGACTGCCACCTGGCCGAAGACCcatcggtctcaaatgggtatatAAGCTGAAACGAGATCCCGATGGTAATGTGCTGAAACATATGGCCAG AATACTTCTGGCTTTAGCAGGGATTAATGGCTGGCACGTTCATCACCTGGACGTGAAATCAGCATTTTTACACGGCAAGTTGGAGGAAGAGGTATATGTAACACAGCCTGAGGGATTCGTGCAGAAAAACAAATCTGGATTGGTGTACAAGCTGTCTAAAGCCTTGTATGGTCTTCGTCAAGCCCCCCGGGCATGGAATGCACGCCTTGATAAACATTTGAAGCTAATTGGGTTCGTAAGATGCGCCCATGAGTATGTAGTATACATTAGGAAAACCAACAGCAGCCTATTGATTGTAGGCACCTACGTTGATGACCTTATTGTTACTGGAACAAGCAAGAAGGAAATTGATTTGTTTAAGAAGGAAATGAATCAAGAGTTTGAAATGAGTGATATGGGGTTGCTGACATATTATTTGGGTATTGAAGTCTCACAAAAGGAGCATGGAATAACCTTGAAACAAACAGGTTATGCAAAGAAACTACTAGAAAAGACCGGTATGCTGGAATGCAATCCTACAGAGACCCCAATGGAGCACAATCTCGAACTCACCAAGGATGAAAGTGGAAAACCGGTGGATGCTACTGAATACCGAAGCATAGTGGGTGGGCTAAGATATCTGTGCCACACACGGCCAGACATCTCGTATGCTGTTGGAGTTGTAAGTCGGTTCCTCGAGAGACCCACCGAACAACACAATCATGCTGTGAAAAGAATACTAAGGTATATAAAAGGAACTCTCAACCTTGGTCTGGTATACACACGAAGCAAAGAAAAAATGCAAATAGTAGCATACTCTGACAACAATCATGCAAGAGACGTGAATGACAGGCGAAGCACAGGTGGCATGGTATTTTACTTGAACAAAAATCTGGTGACATGGAACTCTCAGAAGCAACAGTGTGTTGCACTCTCGTCATGCGAGGCGGAATTCATGGCTGTAAACTTGGCAACATGCCAAGGCATATGGGTCCGAAGACTTGTTCAAGAAATTACAGGTGAAAAGTTGGGTCCAGTAACAATACTCATCGACAACAAGTCAACACTGGAATTAGTCAAGCATCCGGTTTTCCATGGACGTAGCAAGCACATAGATACTCGGTTTCATTTCATAAGAGAATGCATTGTAACGTCTTTGTTTTTGAAGCAGTGA
- the LOC111898286 gene encoding non-specific lipid-transfer protein Lac s 1-like, giving the protein MAGMIMKLLCSVVACMVVSAPYAEAAITCGVVVTKMLPCLAYLRNGGAVPVPCCNGVKSLNAAAQTTPDRKAACVCLKNAYASYPGIKTNYAISLPGKCGVNIPYKLSPSTDCTKVQ; this is encoded by the exons ATGGCAGGGATGATAATGAAGCTCTTGTGTTCTGTGGTGGCTTGCATGGTGGTGTCTGCACCCTATGCAGAGGCCGCTATTACCTGCGGTGTGGTGGTGACCAAGATGTTGCCATGCCTGGCTTACCTGAGGAACGGTGGTGCAGTGCCAGTACCATGTTGCAATGGTGTTAAGAGTCTGAATGCTGCTGCACAAACAACCCCCGACCGGAAAGCTGCCTGTGTTTGCCTGAAGAATGCTTATGCATCATACCCCGGCATCAAAACTAACTACGCCATCAGCCTTCCAGGAAAGTGTGGGGTTAACATTCCATACAAGCTCAGCCCCTCCACTGATTGCACCAA GGTCCAGTAA